A single genomic interval of Pseudomonas sp. FeN3W harbors:
- a CDS encoding outer membrane protein assembly factor BamE: MQNTKLMLASLSFAGLVALAGCSFPGVYKVDIQQGNVVTQDMIDQLRPGMTRQQVRFIMGNPLITDTFHANRWDYLYSIQPGGSPRQQERVSLVFNANDQLAGLAGDFMPGVSRDEQILGRDAQAPDATPAAQPSQPEERPAPGSLLEQIQREVDEAEPVPVPIPEPLETE, translated from the coding sequence ATGCAAAACACCAAGCTCATGCTGGCCAGCCTCTCCTTCGCAGGTCTGGTCGCACTCGCCGGTTGTTCATTCCCCGGGGTTTACAAGGTCGACATTCAACAGGGCAATGTCGTCACGCAGGACATGATAGACCAGTTGCGTCCCGGAATGACCCGCCAGCAGGTGCGGTTTATCATGGGCAATCCGCTGATCACCGACACTTTCCACGCCAACCGCTGGGACTACCTGTACAGCATCCAGCCCGGCGGCAGCCCGCGCCAGCAGGAGCGCGTCAGCCTGGTGTTCAACGCGAACGATCAACTGGCCGGCCTGGCTGGCGACTTCATGCCCGGCGTAAGCCGCGACGAACAGATCCTTGGCCGCGACGCCCAGGCGCCTGACGCAACGCCTGCCGCCCAGCCAAGTCAGCCTGAAGAGCGCCCTGCGCCTGGCTCGCTGCTAGAACAGATTCAGCGTGAAGTGGACGAAGCGGAGCCGGTTCCGGTCCCGATCCCCGAACCGCTGGAAACCGAATAA
- a CDS encoding lactate utilization protein, whose product MSAKANILAKLKKSLEGTTPIVDDYDVSLVAQPWSYTPEQRIARLRQLMEAVHTEIHLTTDAAWPALLEQLLHDRQLPSLLIAPTTPYGARFTAHCAGREGLPTLKAYDRPVEDWKDELFNDTPASLTGTLGAIASTGSLIMWPTREEPRLMSLVPPVHFAILKASEIHDNFYEIQQKFQWAAGMPTNALLVSGPSKTADIEQVLAYGAHGPKDLILLILEDA is encoded by the coding sequence ATGAGCGCCAAGGCCAATATCCTCGCCAAGCTGAAGAAGAGCCTGGAAGGCACCACGCCTATCGTCGATGACTACGACGTATCGCTGGTCGCCCAGCCCTGGAGCTACACGCCCGAGCAGCGTATCGCCCGGCTGCGTCAGCTGATGGAAGCGGTGCACACCGAGATTCACCTGACCACGGACGCCGCTTGGCCCGCCTTGCTCGAACAGCTGCTGCACGACCGCCAGCTGCCGAGCCTGCTGATTGCCCCGACCACGCCGTACGGCGCACGCTTCACCGCGCATTGCGCCGGCCGTGAAGGCCTGCCGACGCTGAAGGCCTACGACCGCCCGGTCGAGGACTGGAAGGACGAGCTGTTCAACGACACCCCGGCGAGCCTCACCGGCACCCTCGGCGCCATCGCCTCCACCGGCAGCCTGATCATGTGGCCGACCCGCGAGGAACCGCGCCTGATGAGCCTGGTGCCGCCGGTGCATTTCGCCATCCTCAAGGCCAGCGAAATCCACGACAACTTCTACGAGATCCAGCAGAAGTTCCAGTGGGCCGCCGGCATGCCGACCAATGCCCTGCTGGTCTCCGGCCCGTCGAAAACCGCCGACATCGAACAGGTGCTGGCTTATGGCGCCCATGGCCCGAAGGATCTGATCCTGCTGATCCTGGAGGACGCATGA
- a CDS encoding (Fe-S)-binding protein yields the protein MSELFYNAAPNATRVAPPLPKPREYPAKPSQVYLFGTCVVDLFYPEAGLDAIRLLEREGLSVHYPQGQTCCGQPAYTSGYTDEARKVARAQLELFANDWPVVVPSGSCAGMLRHHYLDLFKDEPATLKKVQALAERTFELAEFLLNVCKVEFKDAGTPTKVALHTSCSARREMNTHLHGRALLAQLGQVERVEHDHESECCGFGGTFSVRMPDISGAMVLDKTRALKESGAHQLISADCGCLMNINGSLEKQREALRGQHLATFLWQRTGGAR from the coding sequence ATGAGTGAACTCTTCTACAACGCTGCGCCGAACGCCACTCGCGTCGCGCCGCCGCTGCCCAAGCCACGCGAGTATCCGGCCAAGCCGAGCCAGGTCTACCTGTTCGGTACCTGCGTGGTGGATCTGTTCTATCCCGAGGCTGGCCTGGATGCCATCCGTCTGCTCGAACGCGAAGGATTGTCCGTGCACTATCCGCAGGGCCAGACCTGCTGCGGCCAGCCGGCCTACACCAGCGGCTACACCGACGAGGCACGCAAGGTCGCCCGTGCGCAGCTGGAGCTGTTCGCCAATGACTGGCCGGTAGTCGTCCCTTCCGGTTCCTGCGCCGGCATGCTGCGCCATCACTATCTGGACCTATTCAAGGACGAGCCAGCCACGCTGAAGAAGGTCCAGGCGCTGGCCGAGCGCACCTTCGAGCTGGCCGAGTTCCTGCTCAACGTCTGCAAGGTCGAATTCAAGGACGCCGGCACGCCGACCAAGGTTGCCCTGCATACCTCCTGCTCGGCCCGCCGCGAGATGAACACTCACCTGCACGGCCGTGCCCTGCTCGCCCAGCTGGGCCAGGTCGAACGCGTCGAGCATGATCATGAAAGCGAATGCTGCGGCTTCGGCGGCACCTTCAGCGTACGCATGCCCGATATCTCCGGCGCCATGGTGCTGGACAAGACCCGTGCACTGAAGGAATCCGGCGCGCATCAGCTCATCAGTGCCGATTGCGGTTGCCTGATGAACATCAATGGTTCGCTGGAGAAACAGCGTGAAGCCCTGCGCGGTCAGCATCTGGCGACCTTCCTCTGGCAACGCACCGGAGGTGCCCGATGA
- a CDS encoding RnfH family protein encodes MDKQSIAVEVVYALADKQKLLQMTVPAGTTVREAALRSGMDAHFPGLDLAAAPLGIFGKAVPKPEERVLEEGERVEIYRPLIADPKEVRKQRAARAAKNKAEDA; translated from the coding sequence ATGGATAAGCAATCGATTGCGGTCGAGGTGGTCTATGCGCTGGCCGACAAGCAGAAGTTGCTGCAGATGACCGTGCCCGCCGGTACTACCGTGCGCGAGGCGGCCTTGCGTTCGGGAATGGATGCGCACTTCCCGGGGCTCGATCTGGCCGCTGCGCCGCTGGGTATTTTCGGCAAGGCCGTGCCCAAGCCCGAGGAGCGCGTGCTCGAGGAAGGTGAGCGCGTGGAGATCTACCGGCCACTGATTGCCGACCCGAAAGAGGTGCGCAAACAGCGTGCCGCGCGGGCGGCAAAGAACAAGGCCGAAGACGCTTGA
- a CDS encoding FAD-binding and (Fe-S)-binding domain-containing protein, translating to MNAAAQLERAPLQAAFLREVERLIPAERRFDDPLSTLAFGTDASFYRLIPKLVVRVESEAEVIALLKLAHAESVPVTFRAAGTSLSGQAISDSVLIVLGDNWNGREIRNGGEQIRLQPGVIGANANAVLAPFQRKIGPDPASINAAKIGGIVANNSSGMCCGTAQNTYKTLVGLRIVLADGTVVDSEDAASVAAFRQNHSALLEQLAELGRETRANTELAAKIRHKYRLKNTTGFSLNALVDFDEPLDILNHLMVGSEGTLGFISAVTYDTVPDHPHKASALVVFPDVETCCLAVPVLKQQPVSAVELLDRRSLRSVEHKAGMPEWVKELSPTACALLIESRAASQSLLHEQINLIMTSIAHFPVEKQVDFSEDPVVYNQLWKIRKDTFPAVGAVRQTGTTVIIEDVTFPVERLAEGVNRLIELLDNHRYDEAILFGHALEGNLHFVFTQGFDDPAQVARYEAFMGEVAQLVAVEFGGALKAEHGTGRNMAPFVELEWGSEAYALMWKIKRLLDPTGILNPDVVLSDDPDIHLKHLKPMPAADEIVDKCIECGFCEPVCPSNGLTLTPRQRIVIWRDIQARKRAGVDTTEIERLYHYHGVETCAATGLCAQRCPVGINTGDLVRKLRGREASKTGTANWLADHFSTAVQGTRFMLHAANGAHIILGSKRLAKLSATMTNASKGRVPQWTPATPQPLQRLHLPKPAVQDERPRVVYLAACVSRAMGPAARDQEQEPLLDKTRSLLEKAGYQVIFPEQLNDLCCGQPFASKGYAEQGERKRQEMLDALLKASRGGLDPIYCDTSPCTLRLVQGLTDQRLDMYDPVRFIRTHLLDKLEFVPQDKPIAVHVTCSTQHLGEAQALIDIARRCANEVVIPEGIHCCGFAGDKGFTTPKLNEHALRSLKNAVQICEEGISTSRTCEIGLSRHGEIDYHGLVYLVDRVTRRKTASQPL from the coding sequence ATGAACGCGGCCGCACAGCTCGAACGCGCGCCCTTGCAGGCGGCGTTCCTCCGCGAAGTCGAACGCCTGATCCCCGCTGAACGCCGCTTCGACGACCCACTCTCCACCCTCGCCTTCGGCACCGACGCCAGCTTCTACCGGCTTATTCCCAAGCTAGTGGTGCGCGTGGAATCCGAAGCCGAGGTGATCGCGCTGCTCAAGCTGGCCCATGCGGAAAGCGTCCCGGTGACCTTCCGCGCCGCCGGCACCAGCCTGTCCGGCCAGGCGATTTCCGACTCGGTGCTGATCGTGCTCGGCGACAACTGGAACGGCCGCGAGATTCGCAACGGCGGCGAGCAGATCCGCCTGCAACCCGGCGTCATCGGTGCAAATGCCAACGCCGTTCTCGCGCCATTTCAACGCAAGATCGGCCCTGATCCGGCCTCGATCAACGCAGCGAAGATCGGCGGCATCGTCGCCAACAATTCCAGCGGCATGTGCTGCGGCACCGCACAGAACACTTACAAGACGCTCGTCGGCCTGCGTATCGTGCTGGCCGATGGCACCGTGGTCGACAGCGAAGACGCAGCCAGCGTCGCCGCCTTCCGCCAAAACCACTCAGCGCTGCTCGAACAGCTGGCCGAGCTGGGCCGCGAAACCCGGGCCAACACCGAACTGGCAGCGAAGATCCGCCACAAGTACCGGCTGAAGAACACCACCGGCTTTTCGCTCAACGCACTGGTCGACTTCGACGAGCCGCTGGACATCCTCAATCACCTGATGGTCGGTTCCGAAGGTACGCTGGGCTTTATCAGCGCGGTGACCTACGACACCGTGCCGGACCATCCGCACAAAGCCAGCGCGCTGGTGGTGTTCCCCGACGTGGAAACCTGCTGCCTGGCCGTGCCGGTGCTCAAGCAGCAACCGGTATCGGCGGTCGAGTTGCTCGACCGCCGCAGCCTGCGCTCGGTCGAGCACAAGGCTGGCATGCCCGAATGGGTGAAGGAGCTGTCGCCGACGGCCTGCGCACTCTTGATCGAATCCCGCGCCGCCAGCCAGTCGCTGCTACACGAGCAAATCAACCTGATCATGACCTCCATTGCGCATTTTCCGGTGGAGAAGCAGGTCGACTTCAGCGAAGACCCGGTGGTCTACAACCAGCTGTGGAAGATCCGCAAGGACACCTTCCCGGCGGTCGGCGCCGTGCGCCAGACCGGCACCACGGTGATCATCGAGGATGTGACTTTCCCCGTCGAGCGTCTGGCCGAGGGCGTCAACCGGCTGATCGAATTGCTCGACAACCACCGCTACGACGAGGCGATCCTCTTCGGCCACGCCCTGGAAGGCAACCTGCACTTCGTCTTCACTCAGGGCTTCGATGATCCGGCGCAGGTCGCCCGTTACGAAGCCTTCATGGGCGAAGTGGCGCAGCTGGTTGCCGTCGAGTTCGGCGGCGCGCTCAAGGCCGAGCACGGCACCGGGCGCAACATGGCGCCCTTCGTCGAGCTGGAATGGGGCAGCGAGGCCTACGCGCTGATGTGGAAGATCAAGCGCCTGCTCGACCCCACCGGCATCCTCAATCCGGACGTGGTGCTCTCCGACGACCCGGACATCCACCTTAAGCATCTCAAGCCGATGCCCGCCGCCGACGAGATCGTCGACAAGTGCATCGAGTGCGGCTTCTGCGAGCCGGTCTGCCCATCCAACGGGTTGACCCTGACGCCGCGCCAGCGCATCGTCATCTGGCGCGATATCCAGGCGCGCAAGCGCGCCGGTGTCGACACCACGGAAATCGAGCGGCTCTACCACTACCACGGCGTCGAGACCTGCGCCGCGACCGGCCTCTGCGCCCAGCGCTGCCCGGTCGGCATCAACACCGGCGACCTGGTGCGCAAGCTGCGCGGACGCGAAGCGAGCAAAACCGGAACCGCCAATTGGCTGGCCGATCATTTCTCCACCGCCGTGCAGGGCACCCGGTTCATGCTGCATGCCGCCAATGGCGCGCACATCATTCTCGGTAGCAAGCGCCTGGCCAAGCTGTCTGCGACCATGACCAACGCCAGCAAGGGCCGCGTGCCGCAGTGGACCCCTGCCACACCGCAGCCGCTGCAACGCCTGCATCTGCCCAAACCAGCCGTGCAGGACGAGCGTCCGCGCGTGGTCTATCTGGCCGCCTGCGTTTCCCGTGCAATGGGCCCGGCGGCACGCGATCAGGAACAGGAGCCGCTGCTCGACAAGACCCGCAGCCTGCTGGAAAAGGCCGGCTACCAGGTGATCTTCCCCGAACAGTTGAACGACCTTTGCTGTGGCCAGCCGTTCGCCTCCAAGGGCTATGCCGAACAGGGCGAGCGCAAGCGCCAGGAAATGCTCGACGCCCTGCTCAAGGCCAGTCGCGGCGGGCTCGACCCGATCTACTGCGACACCAGCCCCTGCACCCTGCGCCTGGTCCAGGGCCTGACCGATCAACGCCTCGACATGTACGACCCGGTGCGCTTCATCCGCACGCATCTGCTCGACAAGCTGGAATTCGTCCCGCAGGACAAGCCGATCGCCGTGCATGTCACGTGCAGCACCCAGCATCTGGGCGAGGCGCAGGCGCTGATCGATATCGCGCGCCGCTGCGCAAACGAGGTGGTCATTCCGGAAGGCATCCACTGCTGCGGCTTCGCTGGCGACAAGGGCTTCACCACGCCGAAACTGAACGAGCACGCACTGCGCAGCCTGAAGAACGCCGTGCAGATCTGCGAGGAAGGCATCTCCACCAGCCGCACCTGCGAGATCGGCCTGTCACGTCATGGCGAGATCGACTATCACGGCCTGGTCTATCTGGTTGACCGTGTAACGCGTCGTAAAACTGCCAGCCAACCGCTCTAG
- the smpB gene encoding SsrA-binding protein SmpB: MAKQKKQSPGTIALNKKALHDYFIEQKFEAGLVLAGWEVKSMRAGKAQLVDSYVLLKDGEAWLMGAHITPLTSASTHVIADPTRTRKLLLNKRELGKLFGAVQQKGYACVALSLYWKKHMIKCEIALGKGKKEYDKRHTEKERDSDREIQRAMRTKGKDD, translated from the coding sequence ATGGCCAAACAGAAGAAACAGTCCCCCGGGACCATCGCGCTGAACAAGAAAGCGCTACACGACTACTTCATCGAACAGAAATTCGAGGCGGGCCTCGTCCTGGCCGGCTGGGAAGTGAAGAGCATGCGCGCCGGCAAGGCGCAGCTGGTCGACAGCTACGTCCTGCTCAAAGATGGCGAAGCCTGGCTGATGGGTGCACACATCACGCCGCTGACCAGCGCCAGCACCCACGTCATTGCCGACCCGACCCGCACCCGCAAGCTGCTGCTGAACAAGCGCGAGCTGGGCAAGCTGTTCGGCGCCGTACAGCAGAAAGGCTACGCCTGCGTAGCGCTGTCGCTGTACTGGAAGAAGCACATGATCAAGTGCGAGATCGCCCTCGGCAAAGGCAAAAAGGAGTACGACAAGCGCCACACCGAGAAGGAGCGTGACTCCGACCGGGAGATCCAGCGCGCGATGCGCACCAAAGGCAAGGACGACTGA
- the fur gene encoding ferric iron uptake transcriptional regulator: MVENSELRKAGLKVTLPRVKILQMLDTTDRRHMSAEDVYKALMEAGEDVGLATVYRVLTQFEAAGLVVRHNFDGGHAVFELADGGHHDHMVCVDSGDVIEFFDSEIEKLQKEIVKRHGYELVDHNLVLYVRKKD, translated from the coding sequence ATGGTTGAAAATAGCGAACTACGTAAAGCTGGTCTCAAGGTAACTCTGCCGCGGGTCAAGATCCTGCAGATGCTGGACACTACCGATCGCCGCCACATGAGCGCCGAAGACGTCTACAAGGCGTTGATGGAAGCGGGTGAGGATGTCGGTCTGGCGACGGTCTATCGCGTGCTGACCCAGTTCGAGGCGGCCGGTCTGGTAGTTCGGCACAACTTCGATGGTGGCCATGCCGTCTTCGAGCTGGCCGATGGCGGACATCACGACCACATGGTCTGCGTCGATAGCGGCGATGTCATCGAGTTTTTCGACTCCGAGATCGAGAAGTTGCAGAAGGAGATCGTCAAGCGTCACGGCTACGAGCTGGTGGATCACAATCTGGTGCTCTACGTGCGCAAGAAAGACTGA
- a CDS encoding LutB/LldF family L-lactate oxidation iron-sulfur protein, giving the protein MNAEQRIPAIQIENAGDPDFRARARKSLKDDQLRRNFRTAMDSLMTKRAVAFSDADERERLREMGNRIRARALSKLPELLERLETNLTRNGVKVHWAETVEEANNIVLEIARAHEAKQVIKGKSMVSEEMEMNHFLEGHGIECLESDMGEYIVQLDHEKPSHIIMPAIHKNAGQVASLFHEKLGVEYTKDVDQLIQIGRRTLRQKFFEADIGVSGVNFAVAETGTLLLVENEGNGRMSTGVPPVHIAVTGIEKVVENLRDVVPLLSLLTRSALGQPITTYVNMISSPRKADELDGPQEVHLILLDNGRSQAFADSELRQTLNCIRCGACMNHCPVYTRVGGHTYGEVYPGPIGKIITPHMVGLDKVPDHPSASSLCGACGEVCPVKIPIPSILRRLREENVKAPNDTHKVMRGQGSKYSKQERLMWAGWRLLNTSPTLYRIFGFFATRLRGLTPSNIGPWTQNHSAPKPAARSLHELAREHLEGKR; this is encoded by the coding sequence ATGAACGCCGAACAGCGTATTCCCGCGATACAGATCGAGAACGCCGGCGATCCGGATTTCCGTGCCCGCGCCCGCAAGTCCCTGAAGGACGACCAGCTGCGGCGCAACTTCCGCACCGCCATGGACTCGCTGATGACCAAGCGCGCCGTGGCCTTCAGCGATGCCGACGAACGCGAGCGGCTGCGCGAGATGGGCAACCGCATCCGCGCCCGCGCACTGTCCAAGCTGCCCGAACTGCTCGAGCGGCTGGAAACCAACCTGACCCGCAATGGTGTGAAAGTGCACTGGGCGGAGACGGTTGAAGAGGCGAACAACATCGTCCTCGAGATCGCCCGCGCCCACGAGGCGAAGCAGGTGATCAAGGGTAAATCGATGGTCAGCGAAGAAATGGAGATGAACCATTTCCTCGAAGGCCATGGCATCGAATGCCTGGAATCGGACATGGGCGAGTACATCGTCCAGCTCGACCACGAAAAGCCTTCCCATATCATCATGCCGGCAATCCACAAGAACGCCGGCCAGGTCGCGTCCCTGTTCCACGAGAAACTCGGCGTGGAGTACACCAAGGACGTCGACCAACTCATTCAGATTGGCCGCCGCACCCTGCGCCAGAAGTTCTTCGAGGCCGATATCGGTGTCTCCGGCGTGAACTTCGCGGTGGCTGAGACCGGCACCCTGCTGCTGGTCGAAAACGAGGGCAACGGGCGCATGTCCACCGGCGTGCCACCGGTACACATCGCCGTCACCGGCATCGAGAAGGTGGTGGAGAACCTGCGCGACGTGGTGCCGCTGCTCTCGCTGCTGACCCGCTCGGCGCTGGGCCAGCCGATCACCACCTACGTCAACATGATCTCCAGTCCGCGCAAGGCCGATGAGCTCGACGGCCCGCAGGAAGTGCACCTGATTCTGCTGGACAACGGTCGCAGCCAGGCCTTCGCCGACAGCGAGCTGCGCCAGACCCTCAACTGCATCCGCTGCGGCGCCTGCATGAACCATTGTCCGGTGTACACCCGCGTCGGCGGCCATACCTACGGTGAGGTCTATCCGGGCCCGATCGGCAAGATCATCACGCCGCACATGGTTGGCCTGGACAAGGTGCCGGATCATCCCAGCGCCTCCTCGCTGTGCGGCGCCTGCGGTGAAGTCTGCCCGGTGAAGATCCCGATTCCGTCCATCCTGCGGCGCCTGCGCGAGGAAAACGTCAAGGCGCCGAACGATACGCACAAGGTCATGCGCGGCCAGGGCAGCAAATACTCGAAGCAGGAACGACTGATGTGGGCCGGCTGGCGCCTGCTCAACACCAGCCCGACGCTGTACCGCATATTCGGCTTCTTCGCCACACGCCTGCGCGGCCTGACGCCATCGAACATCGGCCCCTGGACGCAGAACCACAGCGCACCGAAACCTGCCGCCCGCTCGCTGCACGAGCTGGCCCGCGAGCACCTGGAGGGCAAGCGATGA
- a CDS encoding GntR family transcriptional regulator: protein MDVGMVRQRRLADDIVAQLETMILEGTLKAGERLPAERALAESFGVSRPSLREAIQKLAAKGLLVSRHGGGTFVADSLGSTFSDPLLHLLENNSDAQRDLLEFRHTLEGSCAYYAALRATEVDRKRLTEAFATLQECYTRDGKVTRAEEGAADAQFHLAIAEASHNAVLLHTIRGLFDLLKRNVVTNIGGMYALRDETRDMLMSQHRELYEAIMARQAVEAREVIHRHINYVQEVLAEGQQEAQRLARAQRRQGERLQKEG, encoded by the coding sequence ATGGATGTGGGGATGGTGCGGCAGCGGCGGCTTGCGGACGATATCGTCGCGCAGCTGGAAACGATGATTCTTGAGGGTACGCTCAAGGCCGGTGAGCGCCTCCCAGCGGAGCGTGCCCTGGCTGAAAGCTTTGGGGTCTCGCGGCCTTCGCTGCGCGAAGCGATTCAAAAGCTCGCGGCCAAGGGGCTGCTGGTCAGCCGACATGGCGGTGGTACGTTCGTCGCCGACTCGCTGGGCTCCACCTTCAGCGACCCGCTATTGCATCTGCTGGAAAACAACAGCGATGCGCAGCGCGATTTACTGGAGTTTCGTCACACGCTCGAAGGTAGCTGTGCGTACTACGCGGCGCTGCGAGCGACCGAGGTGGATCGGAAGCGGCTAACCGAAGCCTTCGCCACCTTGCAGGAGTGCTATACCCGCGACGGCAAGGTCACGCGTGCCGAAGAGGGGGCGGCCGATGCCCAGTTTCATCTCGCGATTGCCGAAGCCAGTCACAACGCGGTGCTGCTGCACACCATTCGTGGCCTGTTCGACCTGCTCAAGCGCAACGTGGTGACCAACATCGGCGGCATGTACGCCCTGCGCGATGAAACGCGGGACATGCTGATGAGTCAGCACCGCGAGCTGTACGAGGCGATCATGGCCAGGCAGGCAGTGGAAGCACGTGAGGTGATTCACCGGCATATCAATTACGTGCAGGAAGTGCTGGCTGAAGGTCAGCAGGAAGCTCAGCGTCTGGCGCGCGCGCAGCGCAGGCAGGGTGAGCGATTGCAGAAAGAAGGATGA
- a CDS encoding type II toxin-antitoxin system RatA family toxin: MTTHIQRSALLPYPAQALFDMVNDVASYPQFLPWCSATEVLSSSETEMHASMTVAKAGLSQRFMTRNALDLGKRIEMTLEEGPFSHLHGIWEFKALGEKACKISLDLTFDYAGPLVKATLGPLFNQAANTLVDAFCDRAKQLYG, encoded by the coding sequence ATGACGACGCACATTCAACGTTCCGCGCTGCTGCCTTATCCGGCCCAGGCGCTGTTCGACATGGTCAATGACGTAGCCAGCTACCCGCAGTTCCTGCCCTGGTGTTCTGCGACCGAGGTGCTTTCCAGCAGTGAGACGGAGATGCACGCCAGCATGACGGTGGCGAAGGCCGGGTTGAGCCAGCGCTTCATGACGCGCAATGCCCTGGACCTCGGCAAGCGTATCGAGATGACGCTGGAGGAAGGACCGTTCAGCCATCTGCACGGCATATGGGAATTCAAGGCGTTGGGTGAAAAGGCCTGCAAGATCAGCCTGGATCTGACCTTCGATTACGCCGGGCCGTTGGTCAAGGCGACCCTTGGGCCGTTGTTCAACCAGGCTGCCAATACTTTGGTCGATGCCTTCTGCGACCGGGCGAAGCAGCTATATGGATAA
- a CDS encoding L-lactate permease gives MSNGLLALFAFTPILLAAIMLIGLRWPASRAMPLVFLFTAAIGLFVWDMSVNRIIASTLQGLVITLGLLWIIFGAILLLNTLKHSGGITAIRAGFTTISPDRRIQAIIIAWLFGCFIEGASGFGTPAAIAAPLLVAVGFPAMAAVLLGMLVQSTPVSFGAVGTPIVVGINSGLDTATIGAQLAAQGSSWQAFLQQITSSVAITHAIVGTVMPLVMVLMLTRFFGKEKSWKAGFEVLPFAIFAGLAFTLPYAATGIFLGPEFPSLLGGLVGLAIVTTAARFNFLTPKRTWDFADAKEWPAEWLGTIEMKLDDIAARPMSAFRAWLPYVLVGAILVISRVFPQVTAALKSVSIAFANILGETGINAGIEPLYLPGGILVMVVLITFFLHGMRVSELKAAVKESSGVLLSAGFVLLFTVPMVRILINSGVNGAELASMPIVMARYVADSVGSIYPLLAPAVGALGAFLAGSNTVSNMMFSQFQFGVAQSLGISGAMVVATQAVGAAAGNMVAIHNVVAASATVGLLGREGSTLRKTVWPTLYYVLFTGAIGLIAIYVLGVTDPLVGV, from the coding sequence ATGTCCAACGGACTGCTCGCACTATTCGCCTTCACACCCATTCTGCTCGCAGCAATCATGCTGATCGGCTTGCGCTGGCCGGCCAGCCGCGCCATGCCGCTGGTCTTCCTGTTTACCGCAGCCATCGGCCTGTTCGTCTGGGACATGAGCGTCAACCGGATCATCGCCTCGACGCTGCAAGGCCTGGTGATCACCCTCGGCCTGTTGTGGATCATCTTCGGCGCGATCCTGCTGCTGAACACCCTGAAACATTCCGGCGGCATCACTGCCATTCGCGCCGGTTTCACCACCATCAGCCCTGACCGCCGCATCCAGGCCATCATCATCGCCTGGCTGTTCGGCTGCTTCATCGAAGGCGCCTCCGGCTTCGGCACCCCGGCTGCCATCGCCGCCCCGCTGCTGGTCGCGGTTGGCTTCCCGGCGATGGCCGCGGTCCTGCTCGGCATGCTGGTACAAAGCACGCCGGTGTCTTTCGGTGCGGTCGGTACGCCGATCGTCGTGGGCATCAATAGTGGTCTGGATACCGCCACCATCGGTGCGCAGCTGGCAGCCCAGGGTTCCAGCTGGCAAGCCTTCCTGCAGCAGATCACCAGCAGTGTGGCGATCACCCACGCCATCGTCGGCACCGTGATGCCACTGGTCATGGTGCTGATGCTGACGCGCTTCTTCGGCAAGGAGAAAAGCTGGAAGGCCGGCTTCGAAGTGCTGCCGTTCGCGATCTTCGCTGGTCTGGCGTTCACCCTGCCCTACGCCGCCACCGGTATCTTCCTCGGCCCGGAATTCCCGTCGCTACTCGGCGGCCTGGTAGGTCTGGCAATCGTCACCACCGCTGCTCGCTTCAACTTCCTGACACCGAAGCGCACCTGGGATTTCGCCGACGCCAAAGAGTGGCCGGCCGAATGGCTGGGCACTATCGAAATGAAGCTGGACGATATCGCGGCGCGCCCGATGAGCGCCTTCCGCGCCTGGCTGCCCTATGTGCTGGTCGGTGCGATCCTGGTCATCAGCCGTGTATTCCCGCAGGTCACTGCCGCGCTGAAATCGGTATCCATCGCCTTTGCCAACATCCTCGGCGAGACCGGCATCAATGCCGGCATCGAGCCGCTGTACCTACCGGGCGGCATCCTGGTCATGGTGGTGCTGATCACCTTCTTCCTGCACGGCATGCGCGTTTCCGAGCTGAAGGCTGCGGTAAAGGAATCCAGCGGCGTGCTGCTCAGCGCCGGCTTCGTCCTGCTGTTCACCGTGCCGATGGTGCGTATCCTGATCAACTCCGGCGTCAACGGCGCCGAGCTGGCCAGCATGCCGATCGTCATGGCGCGCTACGTCGCCGATAGCGTCGGCAGCATCTACCCTCTGCTGGCGCCAGCCGTCGGTGCGCTGGGCGCGTTCCTCGCTGGCTCCAACACCGTCAGCAACATGATGTTCAGCCAGTTCCAGTTTGGCGTTGCGCAGTCGCTCGGAATTTCCGGGGCGATGGTGGTTGCCACCCAGGCCGTCGGTGCTGCGGCGGGCAACATGGTTGCGATCCACAACGTGGTCGCCGCATCCGCTACCGTCGGCCTGCTCGGCCGCGAAGGCTCCACGCTGCGCAAGACCGTATGGCCTACGCTGTATTACGTGCTGTTCACGGGAGCGATCGGCCTGATCGCCATCTATGTCCTAGGCGTGACCGACCCGCTGGTCGGGGTGTAA